A section of the Spirosoma pollinicola genome encodes:
- a CDS encoding NUDIX hydrolase produces the protein MPTTQPLPILSEQNYIQQLTIDCVIFGYRAKQLSVLVPKLRYEGDFWALPSWFVFQDEDIDEAAQRIIRSRTGIEENYLEQFQVTGKANRNGKAFLDRLIELNSELIGPTATINDGEGRREYEWFTRRFVSIGYYALVDMNKAIPRKSELDQSIEWYDINQLPPMIMDHNAIVTKALEMLRLKLDQELNVLNLLPETFTMKEVQELYETILNKPFERGNFQKKILSLNGLERLEKKYTGAAHKAPYLYQLPKPTLYEGYTTDCH, from the coding sequence ATGCCCACAACCCAACCGTTACCGATTCTCAGTGAGCAAAATTACATTCAGCAACTTACGATTGACTGTGTCATTTTTGGCTATCGAGCCAAACAACTAAGCGTACTGGTTCCTAAGCTTCGCTACGAAGGTGATTTCTGGGCTTTACCCAGTTGGTTTGTGTTTCAGGATGAAGATATTGATGAGGCCGCTCAACGAATCATTCGGAGCAGAACCGGAATTGAAGAAAACTATCTGGAGCAGTTTCAGGTGACGGGCAAAGCCAACCGTAACGGTAAAGCCTTTCTAGACCGGTTAATTGAGCTGAATTCTGAATTAATTGGGCCTACTGCGACGATCAATGACGGAGAGGGCCGCCGTGAGTATGAATGGTTTACCAGACGATTCGTTTCCATCGGGTATTATGCCCTTGTGGATATGAACAAGGCTATACCTCGGAAAAGTGAGCTTGATCAGTCTATTGAGTGGTATGATATCAACCAGTTACCACCCATGATTATGGATCATAACGCGATTGTGACCAAAGCGCTTGAAATGCTTCGACTCAAGCTCGATCAGGAGTTGAATGTGTTAAACCTACTTCCCGAAACCTTCACCATGAAAGAGGTGCAGGAACTTTACGAAACCATCTTAAATAAACCCTTCGAACGAGGCAACTTTCAAAAGAAAATCCTGAGTCTTAATGGATTAGAACGATTGGAGAAGAAGTATACAGGTGCTGCTCATAAAGCACCGTACTTGTATCAGCTGCCAAAACCCACTTTGTATGAAGGGTATACTACTGATTGTCATTGA